Proteins found in one Takifugu rubripes chromosome 15, fTakRub1.2, whole genome shotgun sequence genomic segment:
- the c15h21orf91 gene encoding protein EURL homolog — MQQKRQHQTLKTTGALDYIRGVFENDGCLKLARVAKVGAKATGSRRYLKPPRSNMEEEEQFENIDLNDDNICSVCKLETETGTLSFCHVCFELNLEGVSAAALLHSRSLRGHRDCFEKCHVIANQKLSCSGGGRSTYQGLKLAVSQRLNQIIQYTQNSVSLGGPSRQAANQHCSSQQGNKQPPQAGSQVPRYTRCWELSNAAGHTGKELGLLPEPPSEAWPSGGVGGAQRRKQSTPGNKADRRTWPNPSREELCAMSLEEVHQVRAQLLLQTQKVFEELTEAVQEKDSLLSELHVRHIAIEQLFKNCAKLPWLHISRAGVKASSRGGDGEGGAAAAVLQRSGLT, encoded by the exons ATGCAACAAAAGCGGCAACATCAGACGCTGAAGACGACCGGAGCACTCGATTACATCAGAGGGGTGTTTGAAAATGATGGCTGTTTAAAGTTGGCACGAGTGGCGAAAG TTGGGGCCAAAGCGACGGGGAGCCGGAGGTACCTGAAACCCCCACG GTCCaacatggaggaagaggagcagttTGAGAACATTGATCTGAACGACGATAATATCTGCAGcgtctgtaaactggagacagaaacaggaactTTGTCCTTCTGCCACGTTTGCTTTGAGCTCAACCTCGAAG GCGTCTCCGCCGCGGCGCTGCTGCACTCCCGGTCTCTCCGGGGCCACCGAGACTGCTTCGAGAAATGTCACGTCATTGCCAACCAGAAGCTGTCCTGTTCCGGGGGGGGCCGGAGCACGTACCAGGGCCTGAAGCTGGCAGTGAGTCAGAGACTGAACCAGATCATTCAGTACACGCAGAACTCCGTCTCCCTCGGCGGTCCCAGCAGACAAGCAGCCAACCAGCACTGTTCCAGCCAGCAGGGCAACAAACAGCCCCCCCAGGCAGGTTCGCAGGTGCCTCGGTACACACGCTGCTGGGAGCTGAGCAACGCCGCAGGGCACACGGGAAAGGAGCTGGGCCTGCTGCCGGAGCCCCCCTCGGAGGCCTGGCCCAGTGGCGGAGTGGGGGGGGCGCAGAGGCGGAAGCAGTCCACACCAGGAAACAAGGCGGACCGCCGCACGTGGCCCAACCCCAGCAGAGAAGAGC TGTGTGCCATGAGCCTGGAGGAGGTGCACCAGGTCAgagcccagctgctgctgcagacccAGA AGGTGTTCGAGGAGCTGACTGAGGCCGTGCAGGAGAAGGACTCGCTGCTGTCGGAGCTGCACGTGCGCCACATCGCCATCGAGCAGCTCTTTAAGAACTGCGCCAAGCTGCCGTGGCTGCACATCAGCAGGGCTGGGGTCAAGGCCAGCAGCAGGGGCGGGGACGGCGAGggcggggcggcggcggcggtccTGCAGCGATCGGGCCTCACCTGA
- the ripk4 gene encoding receptor-interacting serine/threonine-protein kinase 4 isoform X2, with protein sequence MEAAKFRYILPVYGICGDPQGLVMEYMETGSLENLLASEPLPWELRFRIIHETAVGMNFLHCMKPPLLHLDLKPANILLDAHYHVKISDFGLARWNGLSRADDISRDGFCGTIAYLPPESIIEKDRVSDPKHDVYSFSIVIWGILTQKKPYQGENNILQIMVKVVKGVRPDPGAVPRCRPPACAGFLSLMQRCWATDPNARPSFQEITSEAEELCVKPQEEQKNTTVSAPGPSPPKTPSEQVKDNKLMRPKSAMLPEKDCSLSELLSQVDSGISRSFDRVKENSCHSKENTCKRLSGISSADSAFSSQDSITLSFEKENACDSAEVQKRKLCDAIRTKDTAKLMKILQPQDVDLLLDGGDSLLHHAVMLANEEAVKFLLLNNANPNLANTRGSTALHVATEQHLKPLVELLLGRRSTNVNAKDEDQYTALHWAAQNGDEAITRLLLDRGAAINETDGRGRTPAHIACQHGQENVIRVLLSRGADVQVKGKDNWTALHFAAWQGHLGIVKLLVKQAGADVDGQTTDGRTPLHLASQRGQYRVARILIELGANVHVTSAGLNTPLHMAADTGHTSTSRLLIKHQADVHAQNTLGLTPLHLAAQRGHLATVKMLIEEGADPFRSNRGLCTPFHLAAENGHGEVLKELLLHCPDGSALSVQAPSDSGVLSPFHLAVEQGYSNIITMLLQHDPPDSEAAESSEPPAAEQPAPPEAKQLQRKVVILKLTERNDKNFPQSAGSQCTSALC encoded by the exons ATGGAAGCTGCCAAGTTCCGTTATATCTTGCCCGTGTATGGAATCTGCGGGGACCCTCAGGGCCTTGTCATGGAATACATGGAGACAGGTTCCCTGGAGAACCTGCTGGCCAGCGAACCGCTACCCTGGGAGCTCCGATTCCGCATCATCCACGAGACCGCGGTGGGAATGAACTTCCTGCACTGTATGAAACCCCCCCTGCTCCACCTGGACCTGAAGCCAGCCAATATTCTTCTGGATGCCCATTATCATGTCAAG ATATCTGATTTTGGGTTAGCCCGGTGGAACGGCCTCTCCAGGGCTGATGACATCAGTAGAGATGGCTTCTGTGGTACCATTGCCTACCTGCCCCCAGAGAGCATCATTGAAAAGGACCGAGTGTCGGACCCCAAGCACGACGTGTACAG TTTCTCCATTGTCATCTGGGGTATTCTCACACAGAAAAAGCCCTACCAAG GAGAGAATAATATCCTTCAGATCAtggtgaaggtggtgaaggGTGTGCGTCCAGATCCAGGGGCTGTCCCGCGCTGTCGACCTCCAGCCTGCGCTGGGTTCCTGAGCCTCATGCAGCGCTGCTGGGCCACAGACCCCAACGCACGACCCAGCTTTCAGG AAATCACGTCGGAAGCTGAAGAGCTCTGTGTTAAACCTCAAGAGGAGCAAAAGAACACAACGGTATCAGCACCGGGGCCCTCACCCCCTAAAACCCCCAGTGAGCAG GTTAAAGACAACAAGCTGATGCGTCCAAAGTCGGCCATGTTGCCAGAGAAAGATTGCAGCCTATCGGAGCTGCTGAGCCAGGTGGACTCTGGGATCTCCAGGAGTTTTGATCGTGTAAAGGAGAACAGCTGCCACAGCAAAGAAAACACTTGTAAAAGACTGTCTGGGATCTCCTCGGCTGATTCGGCCTTTTCCTCCCAGGACTCCATCACACTGTCGTTTGAGAAAGAAAACGCTTGCG ACTCTGCAGAGGTGCAGAAGCGTAAACTCTGTGACGCCATCCGGACCAAAGACACTGCAAAGTTGATGAAGATCCTACAGCCTCAGGACGTAGATCTTCTCCTAGATGGAGGCGACAGTTTGCTACACCATGCCGTCATGCTGGCAAATGAAGAAGCCGTTAAGTTCCTCCTCCTGAATAATGCAAACCCCAACCTTGCAAATACCCGTGGTTCAACAGCACTGCATGTAGCCACGGAGCAGCACCTCAAGCCCCTCGTAGAACTTCTGCTTGGTCGACGCAGCACCAATGTCAATGCCAAGGACGAGGACCAGTACACAGCTTTACACTGGGCCGCCCAGAATGGTGATGAGGCCATCACACGCCTGCTGCTGGATCGAGGGGCGGCCATCAATGAGACCGATGGTCGAGGGCGCACGCCAGCTCACATTGCCTGTCAGCACGGCCAGGAAAACGTAATCCGCGTGTTGCTGAGTCGCGGGGCAGATGTCCAAGTCAAGGGTAAGGACAACTGGACTGCGCTTCACTTTGCTGCCTGGCAGGGACATCTGGGCATCGTCAAACTACTCGTCAAACAGGCAGGTGCGGATGTGGACGGGCAGACGACGGACGGTCGCACGCCACTGCACCTGGCCTCCCAGAGGGGGCAGTACAGAGTAGCACGAATCCTGATTGAACTTGGGGCAAATGTTCACGTGACATCTGCCGGGTTAAACACGCCGCTGCACATGGCGGCAGACACGGGCCACACCAGCACCTCTCGTCTCCTGATCAAACACCAGGCAGATGTGCACGCCCAGAACACCCTCGGACTAACCCCTCTTCACCTGGCCGCACAGCGAGGCCATTTGGCAACAGTCAAGATGTTGATAGAAGAGGGGGCGGACCCCTTCAGATCCAACCGGGGCCTCTGCACGCCCTTCCACCTGGCAGCAGAGAACGGTCACGGCGAAGTCTTGAAAGAGCTGCTCCTTCACTGTCCAGACGGCAGCGCTCTCAGTGTCCAGGCTCCGTCGGACAGCGGTGTCCTGAGCCCGTTCCATCTCGCAGTAGAGCAGGGATACTCAAACATCATCACCATGCTGCTGCAACACGACCCGCCGGACTCTGAGGCTGCTGAGAGCTCAGAACCACCGGCAGCGGAACAACCTGCACCGCCGGAGGCTAAACAGCTCCAGAGGAAGGTGGTTATTCTCAAACTAACAGAACGCAATGACAAAAACTTTCCACAGTCGGCCGGCTCACAGTGCACTTCAGCACTGTGCTAA
- the ripk4 gene encoding receptor-interacting serine/threonine-protein kinase 4 isoform X1, with protein sequence MEVLDSPHGNMGLLRTFDCSEFGSWEKIGSGGFGQVYKVRHVRWKTWLAIKCPPCLHMDEKERLELLEEAKKMEAAKFRYILPVYGICGDPQGLVMEYMETGSLENLLASEPLPWELRFRIIHETAVGMNFLHCMKPPLLHLDLKPANILLDAHYHVKISDFGLARWNGLSRADDISRDGFCGTIAYLPPESIIEKDRVSDPKHDVYSFSIVIWGILTQKKPYQGENNILQIMVKVVKGVRPDPGAVPRCRPPACAGFLSLMQRCWATDPNARPSFQEITSEAEELCVKPQEEQKNTTVSAPGPSPPKTPSEQVKDNKLMRPKSAMLPEKDCSLSELLSQVDSGISRSFDRVKENSCHSKENTCKRLSGISSADSAFSSQDSITLSFEKENACDSAEVQKRKLCDAIRTKDTAKLMKILQPQDVDLLLDGGDSLLHHAVMLANEEAVKFLLLNNANPNLANTRGSTALHVATEQHLKPLVELLLGRRSTNVNAKDEDQYTALHWAAQNGDEAITRLLLDRGAAINETDGRGRTPAHIACQHGQENVIRVLLSRGADVQVKGKDNWTALHFAAWQGHLGIVKLLVKQAGADVDGQTTDGRTPLHLASQRGQYRVARILIELGANVHVTSAGLNTPLHMAADTGHTSTSRLLIKHQADVHAQNTLGLTPLHLAAQRGHLATVKMLIEEGADPFRSNRGLCTPFHLAAENGHGEVLKELLLHCPDGSALSVQAPSDSGVLSPFHLAVEQGYSNIITMLLQHDPPDSEAAESSEPPAAEQPAPPEAKQLQRKVVILKLTERNDKNFPQSAGSQCTSALC encoded by the exons ATGGAGGTCCTGGATTCTCCGCATGGGAATATGGGACTACTGAGGACTTTTGATTGCTCTGAGTTTGGCAGCTGGGAGAAGATAGGTTCAGGCGGATTTGGACAAGTATACAAAGTCCGACATGTCCGCTGGAAAACGTGGCTGGCCATCAAATGTCCTCCCTGCCTTCACATGGACGAAAA GGAACgtttggagctgctggaggaggctaAGAAGATGGAAGCTGCCAAGTTCCGTTATATCTTGCCCGTGTATGGAATCTGCGGGGACCCTCAGGGCCTTGTCATGGAATACATGGAGACAGGTTCCCTGGAGAACCTGCTGGCCAGCGAACCGCTACCCTGGGAGCTCCGATTCCGCATCATCCACGAGACCGCGGTGGGAATGAACTTCCTGCACTGTATGAAACCCCCCCTGCTCCACCTGGACCTGAAGCCAGCCAATATTCTTCTGGATGCCCATTATCATGTCAAG ATATCTGATTTTGGGTTAGCCCGGTGGAACGGCCTCTCCAGGGCTGATGACATCAGTAGAGATGGCTTCTGTGGTACCATTGCCTACCTGCCCCCAGAGAGCATCATTGAAAAGGACCGAGTGTCGGACCCCAAGCACGACGTGTACAG TTTCTCCATTGTCATCTGGGGTATTCTCACACAGAAAAAGCCCTACCAAG GAGAGAATAATATCCTTCAGATCAtggtgaaggtggtgaaggGTGTGCGTCCAGATCCAGGGGCTGTCCCGCGCTGTCGACCTCCAGCCTGCGCTGGGTTCCTGAGCCTCATGCAGCGCTGCTGGGCCACAGACCCCAACGCACGACCCAGCTTTCAGG AAATCACGTCGGAAGCTGAAGAGCTCTGTGTTAAACCTCAAGAGGAGCAAAAGAACACAACGGTATCAGCACCGGGGCCCTCACCCCCTAAAACCCCCAGTGAGCAG GTTAAAGACAACAAGCTGATGCGTCCAAAGTCGGCCATGTTGCCAGAGAAAGATTGCAGCCTATCGGAGCTGCTGAGCCAGGTGGACTCTGGGATCTCCAGGAGTTTTGATCGTGTAAAGGAGAACAGCTGCCACAGCAAAGAAAACACTTGTAAAAGACTGTCTGGGATCTCCTCGGCTGATTCGGCCTTTTCCTCCCAGGACTCCATCACACTGTCGTTTGAGAAAGAAAACGCTTGCG ACTCTGCAGAGGTGCAGAAGCGTAAACTCTGTGACGCCATCCGGACCAAAGACACTGCAAAGTTGATGAAGATCCTACAGCCTCAGGACGTAGATCTTCTCCTAGATGGAGGCGACAGTTTGCTACACCATGCCGTCATGCTGGCAAATGAAGAAGCCGTTAAGTTCCTCCTCCTGAATAATGCAAACCCCAACCTTGCAAATACCCGTGGTTCAACAGCACTGCATGTAGCCACGGAGCAGCACCTCAAGCCCCTCGTAGAACTTCTGCTTGGTCGACGCAGCACCAATGTCAATGCCAAGGACGAGGACCAGTACACAGCTTTACACTGGGCCGCCCAGAATGGTGATGAGGCCATCACACGCCTGCTGCTGGATCGAGGGGCGGCCATCAATGAGACCGATGGTCGAGGGCGCACGCCAGCTCACATTGCCTGTCAGCACGGCCAGGAAAACGTAATCCGCGTGTTGCTGAGTCGCGGGGCAGATGTCCAAGTCAAGGGTAAGGACAACTGGACTGCGCTTCACTTTGCTGCCTGGCAGGGACATCTGGGCATCGTCAAACTACTCGTCAAACAGGCAGGTGCGGATGTGGACGGGCAGACGACGGACGGTCGCACGCCACTGCACCTGGCCTCCCAGAGGGGGCAGTACAGAGTAGCACGAATCCTGATTGAACTTGGGGCAAATGTTCACGTGACATCTGCCGGGTTAAACACGCCGCTGCACATGGCGGCAGACACGGGCCACACCAGCACCTCTCGTCTCCTGATCAAACACCAGGCAGATGTGCACGCCCAGAACACCCTCGGACTAACCCCTCTTCACCTGGCCGCACAGCGAGGCCATTTGGCAACAGTCAAGATGTTGATAGAAGAGGGGGCGGACCCCTTCAGATCCAACCGGGGCCTCTGCACGCCCTTCCACCTGGCAGCAGAGAACGGTCACGGCGAAGTCTTGAAAGAGCTGCTCCTTCACTGTCCAGACGGCAGCGCTCTCAGTGTCCAGGCTCCGTCGGACAGCGGTGTCCTGAGCCCGTTCCATCTCGCAGTAGAGCAGGGATACTCAAACATCATCACCATGCTGCTGCAACACGACCCGCCGGACTCTGAGGCTGCTGAGAGCTCAGAACCACCGGCAGCGGAACAACCTGCACCGCCGGAGGCTAAACAGCTCCAGAGGAAGGTGGTTATTCTCAAACTAACAGAACGCAATGACAAAAACTTTCCACAGTCGGCCGGCTCACAGTGCACTTCAGCACTGTGCTAA